One Pocillopora verrucosa isolate sample1 chromosome 10, ASM3666991v2, whole genome shotgun sequence genomic window carries:
- the LOC131778567 gene encoding uncharacterized protein has protein sequence MAMEYSKEQLNYYRICYVVTDVLTDGLRIIFKQEWDNRYGATTSGEWKDEPRNGVDFKNKESARNQKKNAHLLTTMTGGNRAEWDCTMLFYAIRYSDSIHSLSPVVRSNVDALRKFRNEDFAHMSEGNLSDLQFQTIIGKVDTAFQALGLSTMKIQKIKNQTSFPTEELKDVLKMVDDLNQELQEKERERQVLEDQLNNDISPFCVLPPKPSHDVTSRDREVAEIMQQLRELKTVNKDRLSYLYISGNPGSGKSQLAGLVAERFYKEIKDLPDGTSFVMTINGESPDTVLQSYVAFSRRLKCPEYAVTSTLHSEDLTTNEKITDLRALIGTKIGLHSSWLLVVDNVTSLSHVHVHLPEAENEMWARGQLIITTQDSGSIPQASSFNKHISISNGMNLDDVICLLEKLSGITDKEMEIKVAQALDYQPLALASAATYVREVRQTSNFGWKDYLAKLEKGQRNAMERFLAEVNPNYAKSMTTASTLAVETAMESDKIMHHAFNFLSVCAPQSLNLNIIEDFIASVDKEIQDKEMIRLKIQRCSLLMLERDETDVYVRVHQVVHNSIKTLAAAHSDDKHNEVVIGVIESFSRFVKNYLEKDKDKLYAQINSRHVIHLKNLASELERYFYEKVISQVHPGSFLIKNHAIDLHRMSKFCYRHCEYETSRRFIEMALNVSNVFEHDPGLDVAAFYRQVGKVHKKLGDLSQAKDYYDRALAIRLKKLGPDHVDVANSYKNLGSLCEMLDDLSQAKDSHDRALAIRLKKLGPDHIDVALSYSKLGSIYHELSDLSQAKDCYDCALAIRLKKLGPDHIDVALSYSNLGIVHNELSDLSQAKDYHNRALAIRLKKLGPDHVHVASSYNSLGSVHKKLGDLSQAKDYYDRALAIRLKKLGPDHVDVALSYSNLGSIYHELSDLSQAKDYYDCALAIRLKKLGPDHIDVASSYNSLGSVHKKLGDLSQAKDYHNRALAIRLKKLGPDHIDVALSYSKLGSIYHELSDLSQAKDCYDCALAIRLKKLGPDHIDVALSYSKLGSIYHELSDLSQAKDCYDCALAIRLKKLGPDHIDVALSYSNLGIVHNELSDLSQAKDYHNRALAIRLKKLGPDHVHVASSYNSLGSVHKKLGDLSQAKDYYDRALAIRLKKLGPDHVDVALSYSNLGSIYHELSDLSQAKDYYDRALAIRLKKLGPDHIDVASSYNSLGSVHKKLGDLSQAKDYHNRALAIRLKKLGPDHVHVASSYNSLGSVHKKLGDLSQAKDYYDRALAIRLKKLGPDHVDVALSYSNLGSIYHELSDLSQAKDYYDCALAIRLKKLGPDHIDVALSYSKLGIVHDELSDLSQAKDYHNRALAIRLKKLGPDHVHVASSYNSLGSVHKKLGDLSQAKDYHDRALAIRLKKLGPDHVYVASSYNSLGSVHKKLGDLSQAKDYYDRALAIRLKKPGTDHVDVASSYNRLGIVHDELGDLSQAKDYHDCALAIRLKKLGPDHVHVASSYNSLGSVHKKLGDLSQAKDYYDRALAIRLKKLGTDHVDVASSYNRLGIVHDELGDLSQAKDYHDCALAIRLKKLGPDHVHVASSYNSLGSVHKKLGDLSQAKDYHDRAMAIRLKKL, from the coding sequence ATGGCGATGGAATACAGCAAAGAGCAGCTCAACTACTACAGGATTTGTTACGTTGTCACTGATGTATTAACTGATGGTCTGCGAATAatcttcaaacaagaatgggaCAATCGCTACGGTGCAACAACGTCAGGGGAATGGAAGGATGAACCAAGAAATGGAGTGGACTTTAAAAACAAGGAATCTGCTCGGAACCAAAAAAAGAATGCGCATCTCCTTACAACCATGACTGGCGGAAACAGAGCAGAATGGGATTGTACGATGCTTTTCTATGCTATTCGTTACTCAGATTCTATTCACAGCCTCAGCCCAGTTGTCAGATCAAATGTCGATGCCCTCAGAAAGTTTCGAAATGAAGATTTTGCGCACATGTCGGAAGGAAACCTTTCAGACCTGCAGTTTCAAACCATCATTGGCAAAGTTGACACTGCATTTCAAGCGCTCGGTCTTTCcacaatgaaaattcaaaagattAAGAATCAAACGAGCTTTCCCACGGAGGAACTGAAAGATGTCTTAAAAATGGTTGACGATCTTAATCAGGAGCTTCAGGAGAAAGAGCGCGAAAGACAGGTCCTTGAAGATCAGTTAAACAATGATATCTCCCCCTTCTGTGTCCTCCCTCCTAAACCCTCACATGACGTAACAAGTCGCGACCGAGAGGTGGCCGAAATAATGCAACAGCTTAGAGAACTGAAAACAGTAAATAAAGACAGGTTGAGTTATCTTTACATCTCCGGAAATCCTGGAAGTGGAAAGTCTCAACTAGCGGGTCTTGTGGCTGAACGATTctacaaagaaattaaagatcTTCCAGATGGTACCTCATTTGTGATGACGATAAATGGTGAAAGTCCAGATACTGTGCTACAATCGTATGTGGCTTTTTCACGGCGTCTTAAGTGTCCCGAATACGCGGTGACATCCACTCTCCATTCAGAGGATTTGACAACAAATGAGAAAATCACCGATCTTAGGGCATTGATCGGAACGAAAATTGGGCTTCATTCATCATGGCTGCTCGTAGTTGACAATGTCACGAGTCTATCACATGTGCATGTCCATCTACCCGAAGCCGAAAATGAGATGTGGGCAAGAGGCCAGTTGATTATCACAACTCAAGACAGTGGGTCAATTCCTCAAGCAAGTTCCTTCAACAAACACATCTCAATAAGCAACGGAATGAATCTTGATGATGTCATTTGTTTATTGGAAAAACTCTCAGGAATCACGGACAAAGAGATGGAAATCAAAGTTGCTCAGGCGTTGGACTACCAGCCTCTCGCCTTGGCAAGTGCTGCCACTTATGTTAGAGAAGTTCGACAGACATCTAATTTTGGCTGGAAAGACTATCTTGCCAAACTTGAAAAAGGCCAAAGAAATGCCATGGAGAGATTTCTTGCCGAAGTCAACCCAAACTATGCAAAGTCAATGACCACGGCATCAACACTGGCCGTAGAAACAGCTATGGAATCCGACAAAATTATGCATCACGCCTTTAATTTCCTGTCTGTGTGTGCACCACAATCATTAAATCTTAATATCATTGAAGACTTTATCGCAAGTGTGGATAAAGAAATTCAAGACAAAGAGATGATTCGTTTGAAGATACAAAGGTGTTCACTGCTAATGTTGGAAAGAGACGAAACTGACGTTTACGTTCGTGTACATCAGGTTGTACATAATTCCATTAAAACTTTGGCGGCAGCCCATTCGGATGATAAGCACAACGAAGTTGTCATTGGAGTCATTGAATCATTTAGTCGTTTTGTAAAAAACTACCTAGAAAAGGACAAAGACAAGTTATATGCTCAAATAAACAGCAGACAtgttattcatttgaaaaatttagcctcAGAGCTTGAGAGATATTTTTATGAGAAGGTAATTTCTCAAGTCCACCCAGGTAGCTTTTTGATCAAGAACCATGCCATAGACCTGCATAGAATGAGCAAGTTTTGCTATAGACATTGTGAATACGAAACTTCGAGACGTTTCATCGAAATGGCATTAAATGTATCCAACGTCTTCGAGCACGACCCTGGCTTAGACGTTGCAGCTTTCTACAGACAAGTAGGAAAAGTGCACAAAAAGCTGGGTGACTTGAGTCAGGCAAAAGATTATTATGATCGTGCACTGGCTATTCGTCTGAAAAAacttggacctgaccatgttgacgTTGCAAATTCTTACAAAAACCTGGGTTCTTTATGCGAAATGCTGGATGACCTGAGTCAGGCCAAAGATTctcatgatcgtgcactggccattcgtctgaaaaagcttggacctgaccataTTGACGTTGCACTATCTTACAGTAAACTGGGCTCTATATACCACGAGCTGAGTGACCTGAGTCAGGCAAAGGATTGTTATGATTGTGCattggccattcgtctgaaaaagcttggacctgaccataTTGACGTTGCACTATCTTACAGTAATCTGGGTATTGTACACAATGAGCTAAGTGACCTGAGTCAGGCTAAGGATTATCATaatcgtgcactggccattcgtctgaaaaagcttggacctgaccatgttcacgttgcaagctcttacaataGCCTTGGTAGTGTACACAAAAAGCTGGGTGACCTGAGTCAGGCAAAGGATTATTATGATCGTGCattggccattcgtctgaaaaagcttggacctgaccatgttgacgTTGCACTATCTTACAGTAATCTGGGCTCTATATACCACGAGCTGAGTGACCTGAGTCAGGCAAAGGATTATTATGATTGTGCattggccattcgtctgaaaaagcttggacctgaccataTTGAcgttgcaagctcttacaataGCCTTGGTAGTGTACACAAAAAGCTGGGTGACCTGAGTCAGGCAAAGGATTATCATaatcgtgcactggccattcgtctgaaaaagcttggacctgaccataTTGACGTTGCACTATCTTACAGTAAACTGGGCTCTATATACCACGAGCTGAGTGACCTGAGTCAGGCAAAGGATTGTTATGATTGTGCattggccattcgtctgaaaaagcttggacctgaccataTTGACGTTGCACTATCTTACAGTAAACTGGGCTCTATATACCACGAGCTGAGTGACCTGAGTCAGGCAAAGGATTGTTATGATTGTGCattggccattcgtctgaaaaagcttggacctgaccataTTGACGTTGCACTATCTTACAGTAATCTGGGTATTGTACACAATGAGCTAAGTGACCTGAGTCAGGCTAAGGATTATCATaatcgtgcactggccattcgtctgaaaaagcttggacctgaccatgttcacgttgcaagctcttacaataGCCTTGGTAGTGTACACAAAAAGCTTGGTGACCTGAGTCAGGCAAAGGATTATTATGATCGTGCattggccattcgtctgaaaaagcttggacctgaccatgttgacgTTGCACTATCTTACAGTAATCTGGGCTCTATATACCACGAGCTGAGTGACCTGAGTCAGGCAAAGGATTATTATGATCGTGCattggccattcgtctgaaaaagcttggacctgaccataTTGACGTTGCAAGTTCTTACAATAGCCTTGGTAGTGTACACAAAAAGCTGGGTGACCTGAGTCAGGCAAAGGATTATCATaatcgtgcactggccattcgtctgaaaaagcttggacctgaccatgttcacgttgcaagctcttacaataGCCTTGGTAGTGTACACAAAAAGCTGGGTGACCTGAGTCAGGCAAAGGATTATTATGATCGTGCattggccattcgtctgaaaaagcttggacctgaccatgttgacgTTGCACTATCTTACAGTAATCTGGGCTCTATATACCACGAGCTGAGTGACCTGAGTCAGGCAAAGGATTATTATGATTGTGCattggccattcgtctgaaaaagcttggacctgaccataTTGACGTTGCACTATCTTACAGTAAACTGGGTATTGTACACGATGAGCTAAGTGACCTGAGTCAGGCTAAGGATTATCATaatcgtgcactggccattcgtctgaaaaagcttggacctgaccatgttcacgttgcaagctcttacaataGCCTTGGTAGTGTACACAAAAAGCTGGGTGATCTGAGTCAGGCAAAGGAttatcatgatcgtgcactggccattcgtctgaaaaagcttggacctgaccatgtttacgttgcaagctcttacaataGCCTTGGTAGTGTACACAAAAAGCTGGGTGACCTGAGTCAGGCAAAGGATTATTATGATCGTGCattggccattcgtctgaaaaagccTGGAACTGACCATGTTGACGTTGCAAGTTCTTACAATAGGCTGGGTATTGTACACGATGAGCTGGGTGATCTGAGTCAGGCAAAGGATTATCATGATtgtgcactggccattcgtctgaaaaagcttggacctgaccacGTTCAcgttgcaagctcttacaataGCCTTGGTAGTGTACACAAAAAGCTGGGTGACCTGAGTCAGGCAAAGGATTATTATGATCGTGCattggccattcgtctgaaaaagcttggaaCTGACCATGTTGACGTTGCAAGTTCTTACAATAGGCTGGGTATTGTACACGATGAGCTGGGTGATCTGAGTCAGGCAAAGGATTATCATGATtgtgcactggccattcgtctgaaaaagcttggacctgaccacGTTCAcgttgcaagctcttacaataGCCTTGGTAGTGTACACAAAAAGCTGGGTGACCTGAGTCAGGCAAAGGATTATCATGATCGTGCAatggccattcgtctgaaaaagctctGA
- the LOC131788919 gene encoding uncharacterized protein has protein sequence MAMEYSKEQLNYYRICYVVTDVLTDGLRIIFKQEWDNRYGATTSGEWKDEPRNGVDFQNKESARNQKRNAHLLTTMIGGNRAEWDCTMLFYAILFSDCIDKLSPVVRSNVDALRKVRNEDFAHMSEGNLSDLQFTDIISKVHTAFQALGLSTMKIQEIKSQTSFPTEELQEKEHERQVLEDQLNNDIFPFCVLPPKPSHDVTSRDREVAEILQQLRELKTANKDRLSYLYISGNPGSGKSQLAGLVTERFYREIKDLPDGTSFVMTINGESPDTVLQSYVAFSRRLKCPEYAVTTTLHSEDLTTNEKITNLRALIGRKIGLYTSWLLVVDNVASLSHVHVHLPEAENEMWARGQLLITTQDSGSIPPASSFNKHISISNGMNLDDVSCLLEKLSGITDKEMEIKVAQALDYQPLALASAATYVREVRRHTSNFGWKDYLAKLETGQRNAMETFLAEVNPSYAKSMTTATTLAVETAMESDKIMHHAFNFLSLCAPQPLSLNIIEDFITSVDKEIQDKEMIRLKIQRCSLLMLEKDETDVYIRVHQVVHNSIKSSAAAHLDDKHNEVVSGVIGSFSRFVKKYLSRDNDELYALINSRHVTHLINLAPELERYFSKKVISQVDRSGFLMKNHVMDLYKMSRFCYMHCEYETSRRFIDMALNVPTVHEHDPGLDIALFYGHLGNVHEKLGDLSQAKDHHDLALAILLEKLGPDHVDVATSYSSLGILHHDLGDLCQAKDYHDRALAIRLKKLGPDHLDVATSYNSLGIVHDELSDLRQAKDYHDRALAIRLKKLGPDNVHVASCYNSLGIVHNKLGDLSQAKDYQDRALAIRLKKLGPDHVHVATSYNSLGIVHNDLGDPSQAKDYHDRAMAILLKKLGPDHVHVASCYNSLGIVHKKLGDLSQAKDYHDRALAIFLKKLGPDHVHVATSYNSLGTVHKKLGDLSLAKDYHDRALAIRLKRLGPDHVDIATSYNDLGIVHDELGDPSQAKDYHDRALAIRLKKLGPDHVDVATSCNNLGIVHDELGDLSQAKDYHDRALAIRLKKLGPDHVDVATSCNNLGIVHDELGDLSQAKDYHDRALATRLKKLGPDHVDVATSYNSLGTVHKKLGDMSRAKDYHDRALAIRLKKLGPDHVDVATTYYSLGIVHDELCDLSQAKDYHDRALAICLKKLGPDHVHVASSYNSLGTVHKNLGDLSLAKDYHVRALAILLKKLGPDHVDVARCYNSLGIVHDDLGDLSLAKDYHDRALAILLRKLGPDHVDVATSYNSLGSVHKKLGDMSQAKDYHDCALEILLKKLGPDHLDVATSYNSLGIVHKNLGDLRQAKDYHDRALTILLKKLGPDHFHVASCFNSLGIVHKKLGELSQAKDYYDRTLAILLKNREPDHVDVASCYNSLGIVHDELGDRSQAKDYHDRALAIRLKKLGPDHVDVATSYNSLGTVHKKLGDLSQAKDYYDRTLAILLKNREPDHVDVASCYNSLGIVHKNLDDLSQAKDYHDRALAIRLKKLGPDHVDVATSYYSLGIVHDELGDLSQAKDYHERALAIRLKKLGPDHVDVASCYNSLGIVHDELGDLSQAKDYHERALAIRLKKLGPDHVHVASCYNSLGIVHDQLGDLSQAKDYHERALAIRLKKLGPDHVDVASCYNSLAIVHKNLDDLSQAKYYHDRALAIRLKKLGPDHVDVATSYYSLGIVHDELGDLSQAKDYHERALAIRLKKLGPDHVDVASCYNSLGIVHDELGDLSLEKD, from the coding sequence ATGGCGATGGAATACAGCAAAGAGCAGCTCAACTACTACAGGATTTGTTACGTTGTCACTGATGTATTAACTGATGGTCTGCGAATAatcttcaaacaagaatgggaCAATCGCTACGGTGCAACAACGTCAGGGGAATGGAAGGATGAACCAAGAAATGGAGTGGACTTTCAAAACAAGGAATCTGCTCGGAACCAAAAAAGAAATGCGCATCTCCTTACGACCATGATTGGCGGAAACAGAGCAGAATGGGATTGTACGATGCTTTTCTACGCTATTCTTTTCTCAGATTGTATTGACAAACTCAGCCCAGTTGTCAGATCAAATGTTGATGCCCTCAGAAAGGTTCGAAATGAAGATTTTGCGCACATGTCGGAAGGAAATCTTTCAGACCTGCAGTTTACAGACATCATTAGCAAAGTTCACACTGCATTTCAAGCGCTCGGTCTTTCCACAATGAAAATTCAAGAGATTAAGAGTCAAACGAGCTTTCCCACGGAGGAACTCCAGGAGAAGGAGCACGAAAGACAGGTTCTTGAGGATCAGTTGAACAATGATATCTTCCCCTTCTGTGTCCTCCCTCCTAAACCCTCACATGACGTAACAAGTCGCGACCGAGAGGTGGCCGAAATACTGCAACAGCTTAGAGAACTTAAAACAGCAAATAAAGACAGGTTAAGTTACCTTTACATTTCCGGAAATCCTGGAAGTGGAAAGTCTCAACTAGCGGGTCTTGTGACTGAACGATTCTACAGAGAAATTAAAGATCTTCCGGATGGTACCTCATTTGTGATGACGATAAATGGTGAAAGTCCAGATACTGTGCTACAATCATATGTGGCTTTTTCACGGCGTCTTAAGTGTCCCGAGTACGCGGTGACAACCACCCTCCATTCAGAGGACTTGACAACAAATGAGAAAATCACCAATCTTAGGGCATTGATCGGAAGGAAAATTGGGCTTTATACATCGTGGTTGCTCGTAGTTGATAATGTCGCGAGTCTATCACATGTGCATGTCCATCTACCCGAAGCCGAAAATGAGATGTGGGCAAGAGGCCAGTTGCTTATCACAACTCAAGACAGTGGGTCAATTCCTCCAGCAAGTTCCTTCAACAAACACATCTCAATAAGCAACGGAATGAATCTTGATGATGTCAGTTGTTTATTGGAAAAACTCTCAGGAATCACGGACAAAGAGATGGAAATCAAAGTCGCTCAGGCGTTGGACTACCAGCCTCTTGCCTTGGCAAGTGCCGCCACTTATGTTAGAGAAGTTCGACGACACACATCTAATTTTGGCTGGAAAGACTATCTTGCAAAACTTGAAACAGGCCAAAGAAATGCCATGGAGACATTTCTTGCCGAAGTCAACCCAAGCTATGCAAAGTCCATGACCACGGCAACAACACTGGCCGTAGAAACAGCTATGGAATCCGACAAAATTATGCATCACGCCTTTAATTTCCTGTCTCTGTGTGCACCACAACCATTAAGTCTTAATATCATTGAAGACTTTATCACAAGTGTGGATAAAGAAATTCAAGACAAAGAGATGATTCGTTTAAAGATACAAAGGTGTTCACTGCTAATGTTGGAAAAAGACGAAACTGACGTTTACATTCGTGTGCATCAGGTTGTACATAATTCCATTAAGAGTTCCGCTGCAGCTCATTTGGATGATAAGCACAACGAGGTCGTCAGTGGAGTGATTGGATCATTCAGTcgttttgtaaaaaaatatctatCAAGGGACAACGACGAGTTATATGCTCTAATAAACAGCAGACATGTTACTCATTTGATAAACTTAGCCCCAGAACTTGAGAGATATTTTTCTAAGAAGGTCATTTCCCAAGTCGACCGAAGCGGCTTTTTGATGAAGAACCACGTCATGGACCTCTATAAAATGAGCAGGTTTTGCTATATGCATTGTGAATACGAAACTTCAAGACGTTTCATCGATATGGCATTAAACGTACCCACTGTCCATGAGCACGACCCTGGCTTAGATATTGCACTTTTCTACGGACACCTAGGTAACGTGCACGAAAAGCTGGGTGATCTAAGTCAGGCAAAAGATCATCATGATCTTGCACTGGCCATTCTTCTGgaaaagcttggacctgaccatgttgacgTCGCAACTTCTTACAGTAGCCTAGGTATTTTACACCATGACCTGGGTGACCTGTGTCAAGCAAAAGAttatcatgatcgtgcactggccattcgtctgaaaaagcttggacctgaccatcTTGACGTTGCAACTTCTTACAATAGCCTGGGTATTGTGCACGATGAGCTGAGTGACCTCAGACAGGCAAAAGAttatcatgatcgtgcactggccattcgtctgaaaaagcttggacctgacaATGTTCACGTTGCAAGTTGTTACAATAGCCTGGGTATTGTGCACAATAAGCTGGGTGACCTGAGTCAGGCAAAAGATTATCAGGATCGTGCgctggccattcgtctgaaaaagcttggacctgaccatgttcACGTTGCAACTTCTTACAATAGCCTGGGTATTGTACACAATGACCTGGGTGACCCGAGTCAGGCAAAAGATTATCATGATCGTGCAATGGCCATTcttctgaaaaagcttggacctgaccatgttcACGTTGCAAGTTGTTACAATAGCTTGGGTATTGTGCACAAAAAGCTGGGTGACCTGAGTCAAGCAAAAGAttatcatgatcgtgcactggccatttttctgaaaaagcttggacctgaccatgttcACGTTGCAACTTCTTACAATAGCCTGGGTACTGTGCATAAAAAGCTGGGTGACCTGAGTCTAGCAAAAGAttatcatgatcgtgcactggctattcgtctgaaaaggcttggacctgaccatgttgacATTGCAACTTCTTACAATGACCTGGGTATTGTGCACGATGAGCTGGGTGACCCGAGTCAGGCAAAAGAttatcatgatcgtgcactggccattcgtctgaaaaagcttggacctgaccatgttgacgTTGCAACTTCTTGCAATAACCTGGGTATTGTGCACGATGAACTGGGTGACCTGAGTCAGGCAAAAGAttatcatgatcgtgcactggccattcgtctgaaaaagcttggacctgaccatgttgacgTTGCAACTTCTTGCAATAACCTGGGTATTGTGCACGATGAGCTGGGTGATCTGAGTCAGGCAAAAGATTATCATGACCGTGCGCTGGCCActcgtctgaaaaagcttggacctgaccatgttgacgttgcaacctcttacaatAGCCTGGGTACTGTGCACAAAAAACTGGGTGACATGAGTCGGGCAAAAGATTAccatgatcgtgcactggccattcgtctgaaaaagcttggacctgaccatgttgacgTTGCAACTACTTACTATAGCCTGGGTATTGTGCACGATGAGCTGTGTGACCTGAGTCAGGCAAAAGATTATCATGATCGTGCGTTGGCCATTtgtctgaaaaagcttggacctgaccatgttcACGTTGCAAGTTCTTACAATAGCCTAGGTACTGTGCACAAAAACCTGGGTGACCTGAGTCTAGCAAAAGATTATCATGttcgtgcactggccattcttctgaaaaagcttggacctgaccatgttgacgTTGCAAGGTGTTACAATAGCCTGGGTATTGTACACGATGATCTGGGTGACCTGAGTCTAGCAAAAGACtatcatgatcgtgcactggccattcttCTGAgaaagcttggacctgaccatgttgacgttgcaacctcttacaatAGCCTAGGTAGTGTGCACAAAAAGTTGGGTGACATGAGTCAGGCAAAAGATTATCATGATTGTGCACTGGAAATTcttctgaaaaagcttggacctgaccatcTTGACGTTGCGACTTCTTACAATAGCCTGGGTATTGTGCACAAAAATCTGGGTGACCTGCGTCAGGCAAAAGAttatcatgatcgtgcactgaCCATTcttctgaaaaagcttggacctgaccattTTCACGTTGCAAGTTGTTTCAATAGCTTGGGTATTGTGCACAAAAAGCTTGGTGAGCTGAGTCAGGCAAAAGATTATTATGATCGTACACTTGCCATTCTTCTGAAAAATCGTGAACCTGACCATGTTGACGTTGCAAGTTGTTACAATAGCCTGGGTATTGTACACGATGAGCTGGGTGACCGGAGTCAGGCAAAAGAttatcatgatcgtgcactggccattcgtctgaaaaagcttgggcCTGACCATGTTGACGTTGCAACTTCTTACAATAGCCTGGGTACTGTGCACAAAAAGCTGGGTGACCTGAGTCAAGCAAAAGATTATTATGATCGTACACTTGCCATTCTTCTGAAAAATCGTGAACCTGACCATGTTGACGTTGCAAGTTGTTACAATAGCCTGGGTATTGTACACAAAAACCTGGATGACCTGAGTCAGGCAAAAGAttatcatgatcgtgcactggccattcgactgaaaaagcttggacctgaccatgttgacgTTGCAACTTCTTACTATAGCCTGGGTATTGTGCACGATGAGCTGGGTGACCTGAGTCAGGCAAAGGATTATCATGAgcgtgcactggccattcgtctgaaaaagcttggacctgaccatgttgacgTTGCAAGTTGTTATAATAGCCTGGGTATTGTGCACGATGAGCTGGGTGACCTGAGTCAGGCAAAAGATTATCATGAgcgtgcactggccattcgtctgaaaaagcttggacctgaccatgttcACGTTGCAAGTTGTTACAATAGCCTGGGTATTGTGCACGATCAGCTGGGTGACCTGAGTCAGGCAAAAGATTATCATGAgcgtgcactggccattcgtctgaaaaagcttggacctgaccatgttgacgTTGCAAGTTGTTACAATAGCCTGGCTATTGTACACAAAAACCTGGATGACCTGAGTCAGGCAAAATAttatcatgatcgtgcactAGCCATTCgcctgaaaaagcttggacctgaccatgttgacgTTGCAACTTCTTACTATAGCCTGGGTATTGTGCACGATGAACTGGGTGACCTGAGTCAGGCAAAAGATTATCATGAgcgtgcactggccattcgtctgaaaaagcttggacctgaccatgttgacgTTGCAAGTTGTTACAATAGCCTGGGTATTGTGCACGATGAGCTGGGTGACCTGAGTCTGGAAAAAGATTAG